One Salvia splendens isolate huo1 chromosome 22, SspV2, whole genome shotgun sequence DNA segment encodes these proteins:
- the LOC121786599 gene encoding oil body-associated protein 2B, whose product MEKREEQVPPGKAMSMEQHMLDKGAQMMQSLTPIKQMSQHVCTFALYSHDLSRQIETHHYVSRLNQDVLQCAVYDSDNAHGRLIGVEYIVSDTIFESLPPDEQKLWHSHAYEIKSGLWINPRIPEMVVKPELKNLAKTYGKFWCTWQTDRGDKLPVGPPSLMMSPQGASMGLVRPDLVAARDARYNISTGAMKSGRAELAEPEWINPQADYWKQHGKGFVVDVEPVEMKKMAPFP is encoded by the exons ATGGAAAAAAGGGAAGAGCAGGTGCCGCCGGGGAAGGCGATGAGCATGGAGCAGCACATGCTCGACAAAGGGGCGCAGATGATGCAGTCGCTCACTCCCATCAAACAGATGAGCCAGCATGTCTGCACCTTCGCCCTCTACAGCCACGACTTGTCCCGCCAGATTGAGACCCACCACTACGTCTCCCGCCTCAACCAGGACGTCCTCCAGTGCGCTGTCTACGACTCCGACAATGCCCATGGCCGCCTCATTG GTGTGGAGTATATCGTCTCGGACACCATCTTCGAGAGCTTGCCTCCAGATGAGCAGAAGTTGTGGCATTCTCATGCTTATGAG ATCAAGTCCGGGCTGTGGATTAATCCCCGGATACCGGAGATGGTTGTGAAGCCCGAGCTCAAGAATCTTGCCAAGACATATGGCAAGTTTTGGTGCACCTGGCAAACAGATAGGg GTGATAAGCTTCCGGTGGGGCCTCCGAGCCTTATGATGTCGCCCCAAGGGGCGAGTATGGGGCTGGTGAGGCCGGATTTGGTCGCAGCGAGGGACGCCCGGTATAACATATCGACCGGTGCTATGAAATCGGGCAGGGCTGAACTTGCGGAGCCTGAGTGGATCAATCCGCAGGCCGACTATTGGAAGCAGCACGGTAAAGGGTTCGTTGTCGACGTCGAGCCGGTGGAGATGAAGAAAATGGCCCCATTTCCGTAA
- the LOC121786646 gene encoding zinc finger MYM-type protein 1-like — MDKFLKRKLTVEETSSVGNRASNDLSKRQHVEINLDALPSDPRLRERISSYHPNDRDRIRRHYLQQGPCQPKGHDFPQKKIGNIYRRFVPKWFEEHGNWLEYSIENDAAFCLCCYLYRPDIGAQAGGDVFVSEGYTNWKKKEKFKEHVGGPDSAHNKAWRNCEDLMNQQQHIRSIFMKQSTQARNDYRIRLTASLDCIRFLLCQGLAFRGDDESEESENHGNFLELLYFLGDHNEYIKKVILSNAPGNHKMIAPSIQKDLVRACAMETTNAILREVGDEFFAILLDECRDISVKEQMAVVLRFVNSQGCVVERFLGIVHVRDTTASSLKVALESLFLKHNLSLSKVRGQGYDGASNMRGEFNGLKTLILQENSSAYYVHCFAHQLQLALVAVAKKKPQVAAFFNIVNNITTVVGASCKRRDLLQEKQLNKLQEALESGELLVGKGFNQERSLQRAGDTRWGSHYRSLINLSIMFSSVIEVLQIIQEDGVKPSQRGEAFSILSVIPTYEFAFILHLMTTILGITNQLSLALQRKDQDIVNVMDLVRVAKQHLPDMQDEGWESLLSEISAFSMKNDIDIINMDDKYVTPGRPQRKGEVLTNLNYFRFELFNSIIDWQLQELNNRFNEVNTHLLLCVACLSPKDSFAAFDKSKLIELARCYPSEFTEIDLRLLGKQLETYIRDLSSHKEFSSLKSIGDLSQKLVATRKHIVYPFVYLLVKLALVLPVATASVERIFSAMKIVKTRLRNKMGDSWMNDCLVTYIEKDIFCKIDRERILNSFQDMRPRREQL; from the coding sequence ATGGATAAATTTCTGAAAAGAAAATTGACGGTGGAAGAAACATCTTCAGTCGGAAATAGAGCAAGTAATGATCTTTCAAAAAGACAACATGTGGAAATCAATTTGGATGCTCTACCTTCTGATCCTAGGCTCAGGGAGAGAATTTCCAGTTATCATCCTAATGATCGTGATAGAATTAGAAGACACTATTTGCAACAAGGTCCATGTCAACCGAAGGGACATGATTTTCCTCAGAAAAAAATTGGCAACATATATCGACGATTTGTTCCAAAATGGTTTGAGGAGCATGGAAATTGGTTGGAGTATAGCATTGAGAATGATGctgcgttttgtttgtgttgCTATCTTTATAGGCCTGATATTGGAGCACAAGCAGGTGGTGATGTATTTGTATCAGAGGGTTATACTAATTGGAAGAAAAAAGAGAAGTTCAAAGAGCATGTTGGAGGTCCAGATAGTGCACATAACAAAGCATGGAGGAATTGTGAGGATTTGATGAATCAACAACAACATATCCGATCTATTTTTATGAAGCAATCAACACAAGCACGAAATGATTATCGCATTCGCTTGACTGCTTCACTTGATTGCATCCGATTTCTTTTATGTCAAGGTTTGGCATTCCGTGGCGATGATGAATCTGAAGAGTCTGAAAATCATGGAAACTTTCTTGAGCTTCTATACTTTCTTGGTGATCACAATGAGTATATAAAGAAGGTTATCTTGAGTAATGCACCGGGAAACCATAAAATGATAGCTCCTAGTATCCAGAAAGATCTTGTTCGTGCTTGTGCTATGGAGACTACTAATGCTATTCTTCGTGAGGTAGGTGATGAATTCTTTGCGATATTGCTTGATGAATGTCGTGATATTTCAGTGAAGGAACAGATGGCAGTTGTTCTTAGATTTGTCAATTCCCAAGGATGCGTTGTTGAAAGATTTCTTGGTATTGTTCACGTGAGAGATACCACGGCTTCCTCATTAAAAGTGGCTTTAGAAAGTTTATTCTTGAAGCATAATTTGAGTTTGTCTAAAGTACGAGGGCAAGGCTATGATGGGGCAAGCAACATGCGAGGTGAGTTTAATGGACTAAAGACACTAATATTGCAAGAGAACTCTTCTGCTTATTATGTTCATTGTTTTGCTCACCAGCTCCAATTAGCTCTCGTTGCCGTGGCTAAGAAAAAACCACAAGTTGCTGCTTTTTTTAACATAGTGAATAATATTACTACTGTGGTTGGAGCTTCGTGCAAACGCAGAGATCTACTCCAGGAGAAACAACTTAACAAACTTCAAGAAGCACTTGAAAGTGGTGAACTCTTAGTTGGAAAGGGTTTCAATCAAGAGAGAAGTCTTCAAAGAGCAGGTGATACACGATGGGGTTCTCATTATAGGTCATTGATAAATTTGTCGATTATGTTCTCTTCGGTTATTGAGGTTCTCCAAATTATTCAAGAAGATGGTGTTAAGCCTAGTCAGAGAGGTGAAGCATTTTCCATATTAAGTGTTATACCTACTTATGAATTTGCATTCATTTTGCACTTGATGACGACTATATTGGGAATCACTAATCAGTTATCTTTAGCATTGCAAAGGAAAGATCAAGATATTGTGAATGTTATGGATTTAGTTAGGGTGGCAAAACAACATTTACCAGATATGCAAGATGAAGGATGGGAGTCTCTCTTGAGTGAAATATCTGCATTTTCTATGAAAAATGATATTGATATCATAAATATGGATGACAAATATGTGACTCCGGGACGACCTCAAAGGAAAGGAGAAGTTTTGACAAATTTGAATTACTTCCGGTTTGAGCTTTTCAATAGCATTATCGATTGGCAACTTCAGGAGCTCAACAATCGCTTCAACGAGGTAAATACACATTTGCTTCTATGTGTGGCTTGTTTAAGCCCAAAGGATTCTTTCGCTGCTTTTGATAAGTCCAAATTGATAGAGCTTGCCCGTTGTTATCCATCGGAGTTCACAGAGATTGATCTTCGGTTGCTTGGTAAACAACTTGAGACTTACATTCGTGATTTAAGTTCACATAAAGAGTTCTCAAGTCTCAAAAGTATCGGAGATCTTTCTCAGAAGTTGGTTGCTACAAGAAAACATATTGTATATCCATTTGTTTATTTGCTCGTGAAGTTGGCATTGGTATTACCGGTTGCAACGGCATCAGTGGAGAGAATTTTTTCAGCTATGAAAATTGTGAAAACTCGCCTTCGCAATAAGATGGGAGACTCTTGGATGAATGATTGTTTGGTTACCTACATTGAGAAAGACATATTTTGTAAGATTGATCGTGAAAGAATTTTGAATAGTTTTCAGGATATGAGACCCCGTCGAGAACAGTTGTAA
- the LOC121787170 gene encoding integrin-linked protein kinase 1-like: protein MESETAAAKFSLWKHSSMAPVRDYEELDDAEEHEESDAIDIDPGFKLMYLVNGGDLDGIRELLGSGVDVNFRDIDHRTALHVAACQGYGDVAWLLLENGAKVDSCDRWGSTPLADAIHYKNSSIIKLLEKYGVKDLMAPMHVENAREVPEYEINSNELDFTGSIEITKGTYRIALWRGTKVAVKTFGEGIAIEDKVKAFRDELALLQKIRHPNVVQFLGAVTQSSPMMIVTEYLPKGDLHEYLKRKGPLKPATALRFAMDIARGMNYLHEIKSEAIVHRDLEPSNILLDDSGHLKVADFGVSKLLKVANRIKEDAPLACHDSSYRYVAPEVFRNEEYDTKVDVFSFALILQEMIEGYAPFYSKEDHEVPKYYCEKERPPFKASSKFYGHGLKHLIEECWSGNPGNRPTFKQIIPRLDAIYNRFGHRRRWKVMRPLKCFHSSDWMRDESSHTHSSRSS from the exons ATGGAGTCTGAAACGGCGGCGGCGAAGTTTAGTCTGTGGAAGCATTCGTCGATGGCGCCGGTGAGGGACTACGAGGAGCTTGATGATGCGGAGGAGCACGAGGAGAGTGATGCGATTGACATTGATCCCGGGTTTAAGCTGATGTATTTGGTGAATGGGGGTGATTTGGATGGCATCAGGGAGCTGTTGGGGTCTGGCGTGGATGTTAATTTCCGGGATATTGATCACCGGACTGCGCTTCACGTTGCTGCTTGCCAGGGGTATGGTGATGTTGCTTGGCTGCTGCTTGAGAACGGGGCGAAGGTGGATTCTTGTGATCGGTGGGGGAGCACG CCGCTTGCAGACGCCATACATTATAAAAACAGCAGCATAATCAAACTATTGGAGAAGTACGGTGTGAAGGATCTT ATGGCTCCTATGCACGTTGAAAATGCCCGTGAGGTCCCCGAGTATGAGATCAATTCCAATGAACTTGATTTCACCGGTAGTATTGAAATAACAAAG GGAACGTATCGGATAGCTTTGTGGCGTGGAACCAAGGTTGCTGTGAAAACTTTTGGGGAAGGAATTGCTATTGAGGACAAAGT CAAAGCTTTTAGGGACGAGCTTGCGTTGCTTCAGAAAATCAGACACCCGAACGTTGTGCAGTTTCTTGGCGCTGTCACACAGAGCAGTCCAATGATGATTGTGACCGAATACTTACCTAAG GGCGACCTCCACGAATATTTGAAGAGGAAAGGTCCGCTAAAACCTGCAACAGCTCTCAGATTCGCTATGGATATTGCCAG GGGAATGAACTATCTACACGAAATTAAATCCGAAGCGATTGTTCATCGTGACCTTGAGCCTTC GAACATCTTGCTGGACGACTCCGGTCACCTTAAGGTCGCAGACTTTGGAGTTAGCAAGCTTCTTAAAGTCGCCAACAGAATCAAAGAAGACGCGCCTCTTGCTTGTCACGACAGTTCTT ATCGTTATGTAGCACCAGAGGTCTTCAGAAACGAAGAGTATGACACGAAAGTAGACGTCTTCTCGTTTGCATTAATTCTACAGGAG ATGATTGAAGGATACGCACCATTCTATTCGAAGGAAGACCACGAAGTTCCCAAATATTATTGCGAAAAGGAGCGCCCTCCTTTCAAAGCCTCGTCGAAGTTCTATGGCCACGGACTAAAACA TTTGATTGAGGAATGTTGGAGCGGAAATCCAGGTAATAGGCCGACGTTTAAGCAAATCATTCCCCGACTTGATGCCATCTACAACCGATTTGGCCACAGGAGGCGTTGGAAG GTGATGAGGCCATTGAAGTGCTTCCACAGCTCAGATTGGATGAGAGACGAGTCGAGCCATACACATTCGTCTCGCTCCTCGTGA